In Topomyia yanbarensis strain Yona2022 chromosome 2, ASM3024719v1, whole genome shotgun sequence, one DNA window encodes the following:
- the LOC131683870 gene encoding USP6 N-terminal-like protein isoform X4: protein MNEDDPVNKRILLERANDEREAIFKRYDRGRKNIDIDAWDDPAFEIYTQADRYGFLHPEKEEPMRDDLEKARRKQIEMERSKKWLKMMKNWSSAETKERLQRRVLKGIPDRLRAAIWKKLLNIEQAVNENPGVYDKMLKFARQYSPDIRQIDVDVNRQFRNHINYRERYSVKQQSLLKVLAAYSMYNMEVGYCQGMSTVAGVLLMYFDEEDTFWALNALLSSERYAMHGLYVEGFPKLMRFLQHHDKILTKCMPKVKKHLDKHGVDSVLYSLKWFFVIFIERIPFSLCLRVWDIYMLFGERVLTAMAYTILKIHKVKLLRMKDMDQITEFLQITLYKNFGYDDDTVIKTLQLAMYELKKLNLDKLPAPPPSEFPKYPFGQFIEPSFDTKIGHRNEKFTEKETELKQTVLYRSESKNDEDDQQGEDDQTERDCDDITDDTISNLQTGVSMSSLRTIQSFTTLDTSTSLATSLNSLVIIDSFDENCDNMIEEITRL, encoded by the exons ATGAACGAGGACGATCCGGTCAACAAGAGAATCTTGTTGGAACGTGCCAATGATGAACGGGAGGCGATATTCAAGCGGTATGATAGGGGTAGGAAGAACATCGACATTGATGCTTGGGACGATCCGGCGTTCGAAATTTACACCCAAGCCGACCGGTACGGGTTCTTACATCCAGAAAAAGAAGAACCGATGCGGGATGATCTGGAAAAGGCCCGgcgaaaacagatcgaaatggagCGGTCGAAAAAATGGCTCAAAATGATGAAGAATTGGAGCAGTGCCGAAACGAAGGAACGACTGCAGCGAAGGGTGTTGAAAGGAATACCAGATCGACTGCGAGCTGCCATTTGGAAGAAATTGTTAAACATTGAGCAAGCCGTGAACGAAAACCCGGGAGTTTATGATAAGATGCTCAAATTCGCTCGTCAGTATAGCCCCGATATTCGGCAGATTGATGTGGATGTGAATCGACAGTTCCGAAATCACATAAACTATCGCGAGCGGTACAGCGTGAAACAGCAGAGTCTGCTCAAGGTTCTTGCTGCGTACAGTATGTACAATATGGAGGTGGGCTATTGCCAGGGTATGTCAACCGTGGCTGGTGTTTTGCTAATGTACTTTGACGAGGAAGACACATTCTGGGCACTGAATGCTCTGCTCTCCTCGGAACGGTACGCTATGCACGGGTTGTACGTTGAAGGGTTCCCTAAGCTGATGAGGTTTCTGCAACACCACGACAAAATTCTCACCAAGTGTATGCCAAAAGTGAAGAAGCATTTAGACAAGCACGGAGTGGACTCAGTGCTGTACTCGCTCAAGTGGTTTTTCGTGATTTTCATCGAGAGG ATACCATTTAGCCTTTGCCTTCGCGTGTGGGACATCTACATGCTGTTCGGCGAACGAGTCCTGACTGCGATGGCCTACACCATACTCAAAATTCACAAAGTAAAACTGCTGCGAATGAAGGACATGGATCAAATAACCGAATTCCTACAAATAACACTGTACAAAAACTTTGGATACGATGACGATACTGTGATAAAAACCCTTCAGCTGGCGATGTACGAACTAAAGAAGCTGAATCTAGATAAGCTGCCGGCACCTCCGCCCAGCGAATTTCCTAAATACCCATTCGGGCAGTTTATCGAGCCCAGCTTTGATACGAAG ATTGGCCATCGGAACGAAAAGTTCACTGAGAAGGAGACGGAATTGAAGCAAACCGTGCTGTACCGGAGCGAATCAAAGAACGACGAAGATGATCAGCAGGGAGAGGATGACCAAACTGAGCGTGACTGCGATGATATCACCGATGATACGATTAGCAACCTCCAAACAG
- the LOC131683870 gene encoding USP6 N-terminal-like protein isoform X5: MNEDDPVNKRILLERANDEREAIFKRYDRGRKNIDIDAWDDPAFEIYTQADRYGFLHPEKEEPMRDDLEKARRKQIEMERSKKWLKMMKNWSSAETKERLQRRVLKGIPDRLRAAIWKKLLNIEQAVNENPGVYDKMLKFARQYSPDIRQIDVDVNRQFRNHINYRERYSVKQQSLLKVLAAYSMYNMEVGYCQGMSTVAGVLLMYFDEEDTFWALNALLSSERYAMHGLYVEGFPKLMRFLQHHDKILTKCMPKVKKHLDKHGVDSVLYSLKWFFVIFIERIPFSLCLRVWDIYMLFGERVLTAMAYTILKIHKVKLLRMKDMDQITEFLQITLYKNFGYDDDTVIKTLQLAMYELKKLNLDKLPAPPPSEFPKYPFGQFIEPSFDTKIGHRNEKFTEKETELKQTVLYRSESKNDEDDQQGEDDQTERDCDDITDDTISNLQTVHFHLIT, encoded by the exons ATGAACGAGGACGATCCGGTCAACAAGAGAATCTTGTTGGAACGTGCCAATGATGAACGGGAGGCGATATTCAAGCGGTATGATAGGGGTAGGAAGAACATCGACATTGATGCTTGGGACGATCCGGCGTTCGAAATTTACACCCAAGCCGACCGGTACGGGTTCTTACATCCAGAAAAAGAAGAACCGATGCGGGATGATCTGGAAAAGGCCCGgcgaaaacagatcgaaatggagCGGTCGAAAAAATGGCTCAAAATGATGAAGAATTGGAGCAGTGCCGAAACGAAGGAACGACTGCAGCGAAGGGTGTTGAAAGGAATACCAGATCGACTGCGAGCTGCCATTTGGAAGAAATTGTTAAACATTGAGCAAGCCGTGAACGAAAACCCGGGAGTTTATGATAAGATGCTCAAATTCGCTCGTCAGTATAGCCCCGATATTCGGCAGATTGATGTGGATGTGAATCGACAGTTCCGAAATCACATAAACTATCGCGAGCGGTACAGCGTGAAACAGCAGAGTCTGCTCAAGGTTCTTGCTGCGTACAGTATGTACAATATGGAGGTGGGCTATTGCCAGGGTATGTCAACCGTGGCTGGTGTTTTGCTAATGTACTTTGACGAGGAAGACACATTCTGGGCACTGAATGCTCTGCTCTCCTCGGAACGGTACGCTATGCACGGGTTGTACGTTGAAGGGTTCCCTAAGCTGATGAGGTTTCTGCAACACCACGACAAAATTCTCACCAAGTGTATGCCAAAAGTGAAGAAGCATTTAGACAAGCACGGAGTGGACTCAGTGCTGTACTCGCTCAAGTGGTTTTTCGTGATTTTCATCGAGAGG ATACCATTTAGCCTTTGCCTTCGCGTGTGGGACATCTACATGCTGTTCGGCGAACGAGTCCTGACTGCGATGGCCTACACCATACTCAAAATTCACAAAGTAAAACTGCTGCGAATGAAGGACATGGATCAAATAACCGAATTCCTACAAATAACACTGTACAAAAACTTTGGATACGATGACGATACTGTGATAAAAACCCTTCAGCTGGCGATGTACGAACTAAAGAAGCTGAATCTAGATAAGCTGCCGGCACCTCCGCCCAGCGAATTTCCTAAATACCCATTCGGGCAGTTTATCGAGCCCAGCTTTGATACGAAG ATTGGCCATCGGAACGAAAAGTTCACTGAGAAGGAGACGGAATTGAAGCAAACCGTGCTGTACCGGAGCGAATCAAAGAACGACGAAGATGATCAGCAGGGAGAGGATGACCAAACTGAGCGTGACTGCGATGATATCACCGATGATACGATTAGCAACCTCCAAACAG